The following are from one region of the Paenibacillus sabinae T27 genome:
- a CDS encoding C39 family peptidase has translation MTIGRTGKKLDLEPYTQWAPGVRSSASACGPATMAAIAEYWGRRLGLSALIGLERFRSKAEQINHVYDRYGGKLWGMSARGLVKGIGAYFRSALGDTSTIQLRSFNDFALYKAEIDADRPVAVKFDKWLSLRWTGNYAFDYHWTVGIGYELTEVGPRLIVQDNGARRADGGYTASRERLIDYTENRAVITMVSVKPVRKET, from the coding sequence ATGACTATTGGCAGAACCGGAAAAAAGCTGGATCTGGAGCCGTACACCCAATGGGCGCCGGGCGTCCGGTCTTCGGCATCCGCTTGCGGGCCGGCAACGATGGCGGCGATCGCCGAATACTGGGGGCGCCGTTTGGGGCTGTCTGCCTTGATAGGCCTGGAACGCTTCCGCTCGAAAGCGGAGCAGATCAACCATGTATATGATCGTTACGGCGGAAAGCTCTGGGGGATGAGCGCCCGGGGGCTTGTGAAGGGTATCGGTGCGTATTTCCGGTCGGCGCTCGGGGACACCTCAACAATCCAGCTGAGAAGCTTCAATGATTTCGCCTTATACAAGGCGGAAATCGACGCGGACCGGCCGGTGGCGGTGAAGTTCGACAAATGGTTGTCCCTGCGCTGGACGGGGAACTATGCCTTCGATTATCACTGGACGGTGGGGATCGGCTATGAGCTGACGGAGGTCGGCCCCCGGCTGATCGTGCAGGATAACGGCGCAAGGCGCGCGGACGGAGGATATACCGCAAGCCGAGAGCGGCTGATCGATTATACGGAGAACCGGGCGGTGATTACTATGGTGTCTGTGAAGCCGGTTCGGAAGGAGACCTGA
- the pulA gene encoding type I pullulanase, with protein MSVQRERDEPIYYGDPAVTGGVSVFVDGFDDLFSYEGDDLGLNYTPERSVFRLWAPTSQEAQLVLYDSWQGEASAVMPMTRDIGGTWILTLKGDLDGKFYTYRVWIEDKWNEAIDPYARAVGVNGDRGAILDLRKTDPTRWTEDKPPLHDPVDAVIYELHLRDASIHPASGIRQKGGFAGLAESGTRGPGGIPTGLDHIAGLGVTHVQLLPLSDYATESVDETKLGEPHYNWGYDPKNYNVPEGSYATDPFVPGVRITELKRLIQTLHDRGLRVVMDVVYNHVYDGYRANFTKLVPGYYLRHKADGTLSNGSGCGNDCATERKMMSRFIADSVLYWAREYHIDGFRFDLMGLIDIGTMTEIRQRLDELDPSILTIGEGWIMDTELAPERRANQHNSSHMPRIGQFNDGFRDAVKGSIFLHDRKGFINGGSGSESGVRAGVAGGIAYGPGIGQFAQEPQQCVNYVECHDNHTLWDKLLLSTEGTGDRERRSMHRLASAMVLTSQGIPLLHAGQEFMRTKQGVENSYNSPVEINWLDWERCAERQDDVAYIQRLIALRRQHPAFRLRSAKEIRAGLVFEQSPGGTVAFTLRNHAGGDSASHIYVVYKASKEETPLTLPKLGDWEPLFGGEGIVLLDKEQLIARGIGMTVLAVK; from the coding sequence TTGTCGGTACAAAGGGAAAGGGATGAGCCGATTTATTACGGCGATCCCGCGGTCACCGGCGGTGTCTCCGTCTTTGTCGACGGCTTTGACGATTTATTCAGTTACGAGGGAGACGATTTGGGGCTGAACTATACGCCGGAGCGCTCCGTCTTCCGGCTGTGGGCCCCCACCTCCCAGGAGGCGCAGCTGGTGCTGTACGATTCCTGGCAGGGGGAAGCTTCTGCCGTCATGCCGATGACCCGCGATATCGGGGGGACCTGGATACTGACGCTGAAAGGCGATCTGGACGGCAAGTTCTACACCTACCGCGTATGGATAGAAGACAAGTGGAACGAAGCCATCGATCCTTACGCGAGGGCCGTTGGCGTAAACGGCGACCGGGGCGCCATCCTCGACCTCCGGAAGACGGACCCGACGCGCTGGACGGAGGACAAACCGCCGCTTCACGATCCTGTGGATGCCGTTATCTATGAGCTGCATCTGCGGGATGCATCGATTCATCCGGCTAGCGGCATCCGGCAGAAAGGCGGATTTGCCGGCCTTGCCGAGAGCGGTACGCGGGGACCGGGCGGGATTCCTACCGGGCTGGACCATATCGCCGGCCTTGGCGTCACGCATGTGCAGCTGCTGCCGCTCAGCGATTACGCTACCGAAAGCGTAGATGAGACGAAGCTTGGCGAGCCGCATTACAACTGGGGCTACGACCCGAAGAACTATAATGTTCCCGAGGGCTCCTACGCGACCGATCCTTTCGTTCCCGGAGTCCGGATCACGGAGCTCAAGCGCCTGATTCAGACGCTGCATGACCGGGGCCTGCGGGTCGTTATGGACGTGGTCTACAACCATGTCTACGACGGATACCGGGCGAACTTCACCAAGCTTGTTCCGGGCTACTATCTGCGCCATAAGGCGGACGGAACGCTGTCGAACGGATCGGGCTGCGGCAATGACTGCGCCACCGAGCGCAAAATGATGTCCCGTTTTATTGCAGATTCCGTCTTGTACTGGGCGCGGGAGTATCACATCGACGGCTTCCGCTTCGATTTGATGGGGCTGATCGACATCGGCACCATGACGGAGATCCGTCAGCGGCTTGATGAGCTTGATCCCTCGATCCTGACGATTGGTGAAGGCTGGATTATGGACACGGAGCTTGCCCCGGAGCGCCGGGCGAACCAGCATAACAGCTCCCATATGCCGAGAATCGGACAATTTAACGACGGCTTCCGCGATGCCGTCAAGGGCAGCATCTTCCTGCATGACCGCAAAGGCTTTATCAACGGCGGGAGCGGCAGCGAGAGCGGAGTCAGGGCGGGTGTCGCCGGCGGCATCGCCTACGGGCCGGGCATCGGACAGTTCGCCCAGGAGCCGCAGCAGTGCGTCAATTATGTGGAATGTCACGATAATCATACGCTGTGGGACAAATTGCTGCTGTCCACGGAAGGGACGGGTGACAGGGAGCGCCGCAGCATGCACCGGCTCGCCTCGGCCATGGTGCTGACGAGTCAGGGGATTCCGCTGCTGCATGCCGGCCAGGAGTTTATGCGGACAAAGCAAGGTGTGGAGAACAGTTATAACAGCCCGGTGGAGATCAACTGGCTTGATTGGGAACGGTGCGCCGAGCGCCAGGATGATGTTGCTTATATCCAAAGATTGATCGCCCTGCGGAGGCAGCATCCGGCGTTTCGGCTGCGGAGCGCGAAGGAGATCCGGGCTGGCCTCGTCTTTGAGCAGTCTCCGGGCGGCACGGTGGCTTTTACGCTGCGGAATCACGCCGGAGGCGATTCGGCAAGCCACATCTACGTTGTATATAAAGCAAGCAAAGAAGAGACTCCGCTCACGCTTCCGAAGCTGGGGGATTGGGAGCCGCTGTTTGGCGGGGAAGGAATCGTCCTTCTGGACAAAGAGCAGCTTATTGCCCGGGGTATCGGAATGACAGTGCTGGCGGTGAAATAA
- a CDS encoding glutamate synthase subunit beta: protein MGKSTGFLEYARVTPSECEALERIKNWNEFSVPMEEEKLREQAARCMDCGTPFCHVGRLLSGMASGCPLHNLIPEWNDMVYKGNWEVALKRLHKSNNFPEFTSRVCPSPCEGACTVGMNGQPVTIRTIEKAIVDRGFEEGWIKPEPPLTRTGKSVAVVGSGPSGLACAAQLNKAGHTVTVYERADRLGGLLTYGIPNMKLDKKKVQRRVDLLEAEGITFVTGTEIGKDISAEELKAKHDAVVLCAGSTKARDLQAEGRELSGIYQAMEFLTLNTKSLLDSEHADGEYLSAAGKDVVVIGGGDTGTDCVATSLRHGCKSVVQLEIMPQAPLTRQPNNPWPEFPKVLKVDYGQVEAKAVYKEDPRRYLVSTKRFAGDENGQVKELHTVRLEWVRNEEGRMVPREVPGSEEVIPAQLVLLALGFTGPEETVASQLGLELDERSNIKAEYGVHTTNVEGVFAAGDMRRGQSLVVWAISEGRQAAREVDRYLMGSSNLP, encoded by the coding sequence ATGGGCAAATCTACGGGATTTTTGGAATACGCGCGCGTAACGCCATCGGAATGCGAAGCGCTTGAGCGGATCAAGAACTGGAACGAATTTTCGGTTCCGATGGAAGAAGAGAAGCTGCGCGAGCAGGCTGCGCGCTGCATGGATTGCGGAACGCCGTTCTGCCATGTGGGCCGGCTGCTGTCGGGGATGGCCTCCGGCTGTCCGCTGCATAATCTGATTCCGGAATGGAACGATATGGTATATAAAGGGAACTGGGAAGTCGCGCTGAAACGGCTGCATAAGAGTAATAACTTCCCGGAATTTACAAGCCGGGTATGTCCTTCCCCTTGTGAAGGCGCTTGTACGGTCGGTATGAACGGCCAGCCCGTAACGATCCGCACCATCGAGAAAGCGATTGTGGACAGAGGCTTCGAGGAAGGCTGGATCAAGCCGGAGCCTCCGCTTACGCGCACCGGCAAGAGCGTGGCCGTCGTCGGCTCCGGACCTTCGGGACTCGCGTGCGCGGCGCAGCTTAACAAAGCAGGCCACACAGTTACCGTATATGAACGCGCTGACCGGCTCGGCGGCCTGCTGACCTACGGCATCCCGAATATGAAGCTCGACAAGAAGAAAGTGCAGCGCCGGGTAGACCTGCTTGAGGCCGAAGGAATCACCTTCGTGACCGGCACAGAGATCGGCAAGGATATTTCGGCCGAGGAGCTGAAAGCCAAGCACGACGCGGTTGTGCTGTGCGCCGGCTCGACCAAAGCCCGTGATCTTCAGGCCGAGGGACGGGAGCTGTCCGGCATTTATCAGGCGATGGAGTTCCTGACGCTGAATACGAAGAGTCTGCTGGACTCGGAGCATGCGGACGGCGAATACCTGTCTGCCGCCGGCAAGGACGTCGTTGTTATCGGCGGCGGCGATACGGGTACCGACTGCGTCGCAACCTCCCTTCGCCATGGCTGCAAAAGCGTGGTACAATTGGAAATCATGCCGCAAGCGCCGCTTACCCGCCAGCCGAACAACCCGTGGCCGGAATTCCCGAAGGTGCTTAAAGTGGATTACGGTCAGGTCGAAGCCAAGGCGGTATATAAGGAAGATCCGCGCCGCTATCTCGTATCGACCAAGCGTTTTGCCGGGGATGAGAACGGACAGGTAAAGGAGCTGCATACGGTGCGGCTTGAATGGGTACGGAATGAAGAAGGACGCATGGTGCCTAGAGAAGTGCCGGGCAGCGAGGAAGTTATCCCTGCGCAGCTCGTATTGCTCGCGCTCGGTTTCACCGGACCGGAAGAGACGGTTGCAAGCCAGCTCGGTCTGGAGCTCGACGAACGCTCCAACATCAAGGCTGAGTACGGCGTGCATACGACGAATGTGGAAGGCGTCTTTGCGGCAGGCGACATGCGCCGCGGACAGAGCCTTGTCGTGTGGGCGATCAGTGAAGGCCGTCAGGCTGCCCGGGAAGTAGACCGGTATCTGATGGGCTCCTCGAATTTGCCTTAA
- the yfcE gene encoding phosphodiesterase — protein MKLMFISDIHGSLHWLKRALEKYAEEKPDGLVILGDFMYHGPRNPLPEGYDPQGVAKELNAYKRHITAVRGNCDSEVDQMLLDFPMMGDYTQIWYEGRRIYVTHGHGFSIENLPELSEGDLFIQGHTHVPVADIKEGVYVLNPGSISLPKENNPNSYAVLEGGAFTVKSFAGEIVKSIQIS, from the coding sequence ATGAAGCTGATGTTTATTTCCGATATTCACGGCTCGCTGCACTGGTTAAAGAGAGCGCTGGAGAAATACGCCGAGGAGAAGCCGGATGGCCTTGTTATTCTCGGAGACTTTATGTATCACGGTCCGCGGAATCCGCTGCCGGAGGGCTACGATCCTCAGGGAGTGGCGAAAGAGCTCAATGCGTACAAGCGGCATATCACTGCCGTCCGGGGCAACTGCGACAGCGAGGTGGACCAGATGCTGCTCGATTTTCCGATGATGGGCGACTATACGCAAATTTGGTATGAGGGCAGACGCATTTATGTCACGCACGGACACGGCTTCAGTATCGAGAACCTGCCCGAGCTGAGTGAGGGCGATCTTTTTATTCAAGGGCATACCCACGTTCCCGTGGCTGACATCAAAGAAGGCGTTTATGTGCTGAATCCGGGCTCCATCTCGCTCCCGAAAGAGAACAACCCCAATTCCTATGCCGTGCTGGAAGGCGGGGCGTTTACCGTCAAAAGCTTTGCGGGAGAGATCGTGAAGTCGATCCAGATTTCCTGA
- a CDS encoding agmatine deiminase family protein produces MNPKDFNYSMPPEWAKHERTFISWPVQASMCFPDDHESVCQGYADIIQAIAEFEPVTVVVNPDEQEAVMRLVSGPGITFLPIEHSDAWLRDNGPTFVVDGSGKLAGVNWKFNAWGGKYSPWDLDDKVAPQILEQLKVTRFDAPIVMEGGSLHTDGEGTLITTEECLLNPNRNPGLGRGDIEEYLRQYTGAEKIIWLKRGLSGDETDGHVDNIACFASPGKVIIQVCEDPQDENYAITEENLRILESATDAKGRKLEIVKIQQPPRADHEGSRLTLSYLNFYFVNGGIILPVFGAPETDALAEQALSRLFPDRRIRTVNGMAVIREGGNVHCTTQQMPARAFQ; encoded by the coding sequence ATGAATCCTAAAGATTTCAACTATAGCATGCCGCCCGAATGGGCGAAGCATGAGCGCACGTTTATTTCCTGGCCGGTGCAGGCGTCCATGTGCTTTCCGGACGATCATGAATCCGTGTGCCAAGGATATGCGGATATTATCCAGGCGATTGCCGAGTTCGAGCCGGTAACGGTCGTTGTCAATCCGGACGAGCAGGAGGCCGTCATGCGCCTCGTATCCGGTCCCGGCATCACGTTTCTTCCGATCGAGCACAGTGACGCTTGGCTGCGGGATAACGGGCCAACCTTCGTGGTGGACGGCAGCGGTAAGCTTGCCGGAGTGAACTGGAAGTTTAACGCCTGGGGCGGCAAATATTCTCCCTGGGATCTCGACGACAAGGTTGCACCGCAAATCCTGGAGCAGCTGAAGGTTACACGGTTCGATGCGCCGATCGTGATGGAAGGCGGCTCCTTGCATACCGACGGAGAGGGCACGCTGATTACAACCGAGGAATGTCTGCTTAACCCGAACCGCAATCCGGGCCTCGGACGGGGAGATATTGAAGAGTATCTTCGCCAATATACCGGCGCGGAGAAGATCATCTGGCTGAAGCGCGGGCTCAGTGGCGACGAGACCGACGGGCATGTCGACAATATCGCCTGCTTCGCGTCACCGGGCAAGGTCATCATTCAGGTGTGCGAGGACCCGCAGGACGAGAATTATGCGATTACAGAAGAGAATTTGCGTATTCTGGAGAGCGCTACGGACGCCAAGGGCAGAAAGCTTGAAATCGTCAAAATCCAGCAGCCGCCGCGCGCCGATCATGAAGGCAGCCGGCTGACGCTTAGCTACCTGAATTTCTATTTTGTGAACGGCGGTATAATCCTGCCTGTATTCGGCGCACCCGAGACGGATGCGCTTGCGGAGCAGGCCCTGTCGCGTCTTTTTCCGGACCGGAGAATCCGCACTGTGAACGGGATGGCGGTCATCCGCGAGGGCGGTAACGTGCACTGCACCACGCAGCAAATGCCGGCTAGAGCATTTCAATAA
- the aguB gene encoding N-carbamoylputrescine amidase, producing MRKVKVAATQMSCSGNIEENIAKADKLVREAAAQGAQIILLQELFETPYFCQKEKSDYYEYATELEQNKAVNHFKEVAKELKVVLPISFYEKKNYARYNTLAVIDADGTILGKYRKSHIPDGPGYEEKFYFNPGDTGFKVWNTRYAKIGVGVCWDQWYPEAARVMTLMGAEILFYPTAIGSEPQDSAIDSKDHWQMCMLGHAAANLIPVVASNRIGREEDEDSSINFYGSSFIAGPQGNKVAEAGRGEEAVLVGEFDLDELETGRIEWGIFRDRRPELYRLIASYDGELTF from the coding sequence TTGAGAAAAGTAAAAGTAGCCGCGACGCAGATGAGCTGCTCCGGCAACATTGAAGAGAATATCGCCAAAGCCGATAAGCTGGTTCGGGAGGCGGCCGCTCAGGGAGCGCAGATTATTTTGCTGCAGGAGCTGTTCGAGACGCCGTATTTCTGCCAGAAGGAAAAATCGGATTACTATGAATATGCGACCGAACTTGAGCAGAACAAAGCCGTCAACCATTTCAAAGAGGTGGCCAAAGAGCTTAAGGTTGTGCTTCCGATCAGCTTCTATGAGAAGAAGAACTATGCGCGCTACAACACCCTGGCCGTGATCGACGCCGACGGAACCATCCTGGGAAAATACCGCAAGAGCCATATACCGGACGGCCCCGGCTACGAGGAGAAGTTCTACTTCAATCCCGGAGACACCGGATTCAAGGTGTGGAACACCCGCTACGCCAAAATCGGGGTGGGCGTATGCTGGGATCAGTGGTACCCGGAGGCGGCGCGCGTCATGACGCTGATGGGAGCGGAGATTCTGTTCTATCCGACGGCCATCGGCTCGGAGCCGCAGGACAGCGCTATCGATTCGAAGGATCACTGGCAGATGTGCATGCTTGGCCACGCCGCGGCCAACCTGATTCCTGTGGTGGCGTCCAACCGGATCGGGCGTGAAGAGGATGAGGATTCAAGCATCAACTTTTACGGCTCTTCGTTTATCGCCGGTCCCCAAGGCAACAAGGTTGCCGAGGCCGGACGGGGCGAAGAGGCGGTGCTGGTCGGCGAGTTCGATCTGGACGAGCTGGAGACGGGGCGGATCGAGTGGGGCATTTTCCGCGACCGCCGTCCGGAGCTGTATCGTCTGATTGCTTCCTACGACGGGGAGCTAACCTTTTAA
- a CDS encoding basic amino acid ABC transporter substrate-binding protein, whose protein sequence is MKSRNKWVMSALIAMLVVVIAGCGSDNNASSGSGGEETVVKFASDATYAPMEYMDKDTIKGFDIDFIDAVMKEAGMKYEVVNTGWDTMLESVKQGTEYQAGLSAVSITDDRKQTYDFSVPYFESTNMIMVKEGSDIKSALDLKDKTVAVQTATTADELMSKIMGVGNTKLKRFDSNAVAMMELDNGGADAVVADIAIVREYIKNNPNMKLVGITDTPNFGSEYYGILYPKGSELKAKLDPAIQKVIENGKYEEIYKKWFGEAPDLTNLKNAQ, encoded by the coding sequence ATGAAAAGCAGAAATAAATGGGTCATGTCAGCTTTGATCGCGATGCTGGTCGTGGTCATCGCCGGATGCGGATCGGATAACAATGCAAGTTCCGGCAGCGGCGGCGAAGAAACCGTGGTGAAGTTCGCGAGCGACGCTACCTACGCACCTATGGAATATATGGATAAGGATACGATTAAGGGCTTCGACATTGATTTTATCGATGCAGTCATGAAAGAAGCGGGAATGAAATACGAAGTGGTCAATACCGGCTGGGACACGATGCTTGAGAGCGTCAAGCAGGGTACGGAATACCAGGCCGGCTTGTCCGCGGTATCCATTACCGACGACCGCAAGCAGACGTATGATTTCTCCGTTCCTTACTTTGAATCGACGAACATGATTATGGTCAAGGAAGGCAGCGACATCAAGAGCGCGCTGGATCTGAAGGACAAGACCGTGGCTGTGCAGACGGCTACTACCGCCGATGAGCTGATGAGCAAGATCATGGGCGTGGGCAACACGAAGCTGAAACGCTTCGACAGCAATGCGGTTGCGATGATGGAGCTCGACAATGGCGGGGCGGACGCGGTGGTGGCCGATATCGCGATCGTACGAGAATACATCAAGAACAACCCGAACATGAAGCTGGTCGGAATCACGGATACGCCGAATTTCGGTTCCGAGTATTACGGCATTCTGTACCCGAAGGGCAGTGAACTTAAGGCGAAGCTGGACCCAGCGATCCAAAAGGTCATTGAAAACGGCAAGTACGAGGAAATCTACAAGAAATGGTTCGGCGAAGCTCCGGACCTGACGAACTTGAAGAACGCACAGTAA
- a CDS encoding amino acid ABC transporter permease, translating into MDFNFDIIGGYLPLFLRGTLYTIGFSIASIILGSVFGLGIGFGRMVKSPLWRWPFLAYINFFRGTPLYVQILIVHFGLVPAFYGSTNALISGVVALSLNSAAYTAEIFRAGIQSVDPGQREAALSLGMTGRQSMRFVVLPQAIKRMVPAFGNEFIVLVKDSSLLALVAAPEIMYWGNTMKGQYMRIWEPYLTAAVIYFVLTYSLSKLLSYIERRM; encoded by the coding sequence ATGGATTTCAATTTCGACATCATTGGAGGATATTTGCCTTTATTCTTGCGGGGAACCTTGTATACGATCGGCTTTTCGATCGCTTCAATCATCCTTGGTTCCGTATTCGGGCTGGGCATCGGCTTTGGCAGAATGGTCAAAAGTCCGCTCTGGCGCTGGCCCTTCCTGGCCTACATCAATTTCTTCCGGGGCACACCGCTGTATGTCCAGATCCTGATTGTCCATTTCGGGTTGGTTCCGGCCTTTTATGGTAGCACCAATGCGCTGATTTCCGGTGTCGTTGCGCTGTCGCTCAACTCGGCGGCCTACACAGCGGAGATTTTCCGGGCAGGCATCCAGTCGGTCGATCCCGGCCAGCGGGAGGCGGCGCTGTCGCTTGGGATGACGGGAAGGCAGTCAATGCGGTTTGTGGTGCTGCCGCAGGCTATCAAGCGGATGGTTCCGGCATTTGGCAACGAGTTCATCGTGCTCGTGAAGGATTCGTCGCTGCTCGCGCTTGTCGCCGCCCCCGAGATCATGTACTGGGGCAATACGATGAAAGGCCAGTACATGCGGATCTGGGAGCCTTATTTGACGGCGGCAGTCATTTATTTTGTGCTTACCTATTCACTCAGCAAGCTGCTGTCCTATATCGAACGGAGGATGTAA
- a CDS encoding amino acid ABC transporter ATP-binding protein, whose translation MISVRHLIKAFGSNTVLNDISVDINSREVVVVIGPSGSGKSTFLRCLNLLEQPQGGDIIIEGVNLMDKKTRINEVRTEVGMVFQQFNLFPHKKVIENIMLAPVQVRKWPEERARQKGLELLHKVGLADKAEAYPASLSGGQAQRVAIARALAMEPKIMLFDEPTSALDPEMVGEVLAVMKDLAREGMTMVVVTHEMGFAREVGDRVLFMEQGAIVEEGPPEKLFGDPQHMRTREFLSKVL comes from the coding sequence ATCATTTCCGTCAGACATCTGATCAAAGCCTTTGGAAGCAATACCGTGCTGAACGATATCAGCGTTGACATCAATAGCCGGGAGGTTGTCGTCGTGATCGGGCCTTCAGGCTCCGGCAAATCGACCTTTCTGCGCTGCCTGAACCTGCTGGAGCAGCCGCAGGGGGGCGATATCATCATCGAAGGCGTCAATCTGATGGACAAAAAAACGCGGATTAACGAGGTGCGAACCGAGGTTGGCATGGTGTTCCAGCAGTTCAACCTGTTCCCGCACAAGAAAGTTATCGAGAACATTATGCTCGCGCCGGTTCAGGTGCGCAAATGGCCGGAGGAACGGGCCCGCCAAAAGGGGCTGGAGCTTCTTCACAAGGTCGGGCTTGCCGACAAGGCCGAGGCATACCCCGCCTCCCTGTCAGGCGGACAAGCCCAGCGGGTGGCGATCGCCCGGGCGCTCGCCATGGAGCCGAAGATTATGCTGTTCGACGAGCCTACATCGGCGCTTGATCCGGAGATGGTCGGCGAGGTACTGGCCGTTATGAAGGATCTGGCCCGTGAAGGGATGACGATGGTTGTCGTCACGCATGAAATGGGCTTCGCGCGCGAGGTGGGCGACCGGGTGCTGTTCATGGAACAGGGGGCCATTGTGGAAGAGGGGCCGCCGGAGAAGCTGTTTGGAGATCCGCAGCACATGCGGACCCGGGAATTTTTATCGAAGGTGCTGTAA
- a CDS encoding TerD family protein, with the protein MAGINLVKGQNIDLTKGNAGLSNVIVGLGWDPAESREPLALRKEGNVDCDASALLLNAEGKLMKKSNLVCFHNKHSACHSVVHTGDNLTGEGDGDDEQIRVNLSAVPADVDRVLFVVNIYDAENRNQDFGMIKSAYIRVMNASGGAELVRYNLSDNYSGFTALICGELYRHGPEWKFAAIGGGSHAAHIHQLAERFI; encoded by the coding sequence TTGGCTGGAATTAATCTCGTAAAAGGCCAAAACATAGATTTGACCAAAGGCAATGCCGGCCTGTCGAATGTGATTGTCGGCCTCGGCTGGGACCCTGCCGAATCCCGGGAGCCGCTTGCTTTGAGGAAGGAGGGCAATGTCGACTGCGACGCCTCAGCCCTGCTGCTGAACGCGGAGGGAAAGCTCATGAAGAAGAGCAACCTGGTCTGCTTCCACAACAAGCATAGCGCCTGCCATTCGGTCGTTCATACCGGCGATAATCTGACTGGCGAAGGAGACGGGGATGACGAGCAGATTAGAGTCAACCTAAGCGCAGTTCCTGCCGATGTGGACCGGGTACTGTTCGTTGTCAATATTTATGACGCCGAGAACCGCAATCAGGATTTTGGCATGATCAAGTCTGCCTATATCCGGGTCATGAATGCCTCGGGGGGCGCCGAGCTGGTCAGGTATAACCTGTCGGACAACTACTCCGGCTTCACTGCCCTGATCTGCGGGGAGTTATACCGCCACGGACCGGAATGGAAATTCGCGGCGATCGGCGGAGGAAGCCATGCAGCGCATATTCATCAGCTGGCAGAGCGGTTTATATAA
- a CDS encoding TerC family protein: MNWLSDFFGSISSNYGHFFSWHDVAATLSDPVSWGIIASLVLLEGLLSADNALVLAVMVKHLPKEQQRKALFYGILGAYLFRFAAIGLGSFLIGFTLVKVLGALYLFYIAYKGIFKGEGGDAVENKGASFWKTVLLVELMDIAFSIDSIIAAFGVSSEVWVLFMGGILGVLMMRGVAQIFLKLIEKFPELEQAAFLLIAVIAGKMMAGAFGFEMSHVIFFVVIISVFVGTILYSTGRRRREAKNEVHH, from the coding sequence ATGAATTGGTTGTCAGATTTTTTTGGGAGCATAAGCAGCAATTATGGACATTTTTTCTCGTGGCATGACGTGGCGGCGACGTTATCGGACCCTGTGAGCTGGGGCATAATCGCAAGTCTGGTCCTTCTTGAAGGCCTGCTCTCGGCGGACAACGCGCTTGTGCTTGCGGTTATGGTCAAGCATTTACCGAAGGAACAGCAGCGAAAGGCGCTCTTTTACGGAATTCTGGGTGCGTACCTGTTCCGTTTTGCAGCGATTGGGCTCGGATCGTTTCTGATCGGATTCACACTGGTCAAGGTGCTCGGCGCCCTGTATCTCTTCTACATTGCCTATAAAGGCATCTTCAAGGGCGAAGGTGGCGATGCCGTCGAGAATAAGGGGGCTTCCTTCTGGAAAACGGTGCTGCTGGTCGAACTGATGGATATTGCTTTCAGTATCGACAGCATAATCGCCGCCTTCGGGGTTAGCAGCGAAGTATGGGTACTGTTCATGGGCGGTATTCTCGGCGTGCTGATGATGCGCGGGGTGGCGCAAATTTTCCTGAAGCTGATCGAGAAGTTCCCCGAGCTGGAGCAGGCGGCTTTCCTGCTGATTGCCGTTATTGCCGGTAAAATGATGGCGGGCGCTTTCGGATTCGAAATGTCCCATGTTATCTTCTTTGTCGTTATTATCTCCGTCTTTGTCGGCACGATTCTGTATAGTACCGGCCGCAGAAGAAGGGAAGCGAAGAACGAAGTTCATCATTAA